One part of the Bradyrhizobium sp. CB1650 genome encodes these proteins:
- a CDS encoding DUF4142 domain-containing protein, whose product MRILVAMVTLFISTAVFADSTGERLRGDRTPTATDVISGLYAFSRFQQGLLESTDLKGNAEVKNLAALRAEEAAKRDRTLKDIQQTIGAEPRIGKTTLAGASLAVPENSDGPAYVRSFYAAQIPEYESALALLQRYLRAPDSAALAAFAREHLPILRSQLKDAVRTMADK is encoded by the coding sequence ATGCGAATCCTCGTCGCGATGGTCACGCTGTTCATCAGTACTGCGGTGTTCGCCGACAGCACCGGCGAGCGGCTGCGCGGCGATCGCACGCCGACTGCAACCGACGTCATCAGCGGCCTCTACGCATTCAGCCGCTTTCAGCAGGGCCTGCTGGAGAGCACCGATCTGAAAGGCAATGCAGAGGTCAAAAACCTCGCCGCGTTGCGTGCCGAAGAGGCGGCCAAGCGCGACAGGACCCTGAAGGACATTCAGCAGACGATCGGCGCCGAGCCGCGCATCGGCAAGACGACGCTGGCCGGTGCAAGCCTGGCCGTGCCCGAAAATTCGGACGGACCCGCCTATGTCAGAAGTTTCTACGCGGCCCAGATCCCCGAATATGAATCCGCCCTCGCCCTGCTCCAGCGCTATCTGCGTGCGCCCGACAGTGCTGCGCTTGCAGCCTTCGCCCGCGAGCACCTTCCCATCCTGCGTTCGCAGCTAAAAGACGCTGTGCGCACCATGGCGGACAAGTAA
- a CDS encoding nitronate monooxygenase family protein — translation MKTAITELFGIEHPIIQGGMHFVGFAELASAVSNAGGLGIITGLTQKTPELLAKEIARCHDMTDKPFGVNLTFLPTFSAPPYPEYIAAIVEGGVKIVETAGRSPEQYMPAMKAAGIKIIHKCTSVRHSLKAERIGCDAVSVDGFECGGHPGEDDIPNMILLPRAAEELKIPFVASGGMADGRSLVAALSLGAAGMNMGTRFIATKEAPVHQNVKNALVAATELDTRLIMRALRNTERVLKNANVDRLLEIERERGDKLEIDDIHDQVAGIYPKIMIEGQMDAGAWSCGMVAGLIHDVPSCKELVDRIMGEAETIIRSRLMGFLDGAGVARKVA, via the coding sequence GTGAAGACCGCGATCACCGAACTGTTCGGCATCGAGCACCCCATCATTCAGGGCGGCATGCATTTCGTCGGCTTTGCAGAGCTTGCCTCCGCTGTGTCCAATGCGGGCGGGCTCGGCATCATCACCGGCCTGACGCAGAAGACGCCGGAGCTGCTCGCGAAGGAGATCGCGCGCTGCCACGACATGACCGACAAGCCGTTCGGCGTGAACCTCACCTTCCTGCCGACCTTCTCGGCGCCGCCCTATCCGGAATACATCGCGGCCATTGTCGAGGGCGGAGTCAAGATCGTGGAGACCGCGGGCCGCAGTCCCGAACAATACATGCCGGCGATGAAGGCGGCCGGCATCAAGATCATCCACAAATGCACCTCGGTGCGCCACTCGCTCAAGGCCGAGCGGATCGGCTGCGATGCCGTCAGCGTCGATGGTTTCGAGTGCGGCGGTCATCCCGGTGAAGACGACATCCCGAACATGATCCTGCTGCCGCGTGCGGCGGAAGAGTTGAAGATCCCCTTCGTCGCCTCCGGCGGGATGGCTGACGGGCGCAGCCTCGTCGCCGCGCTGTCACTGGGAGCGGCCGGCATGAACATGGGCACGCGCTTCATCGCCACCAAGGAAGCACCGGTGCATCAGAACGTGAAGAACGCACTGGTCGCCGCCACCGAGCTCGACACTCGCCTGATCATGCGCGCGCTGCGCAACACCGAGCGCGTGCTGAAGAACGCCAACGTCGATCGCCTGCTCGAGATCGAGCGCGAGAGAGGTGACAAGCTCGAGATCGACGACATCCACGACCAGGTCGCGGGCATCTATCCAAAGATCATGATCGAGGGTCAGATGGATGCCGGCGCCTGGAGCTGCGGCATGGTCGCAGGACTGATCCATGACGTTCCCTCCTGCAAGGAACTCGTCGATCGTATCATGGGCGAGGCGGAAACCATTATCCGCAGCCGCCTGATGGGGTTCCTGGACGGGGCGGGCGTAGCGCGAAAGGTCGCTTGA
- a CDS encoding helix-turn-helix domain-containing protein, with protein sequence MKWDTLEEEPCSLARTVAVVGDRWTLLILRECFLRVRRFEGFQSALQITRHLLSERLKKLVRFGILRRVPYSEAPKRYEYILTQKGLDLYPIIMAMVHWGDIHMSDERGRPLLHEHKSCGKLFDPVMVCSECGDVLHARQVHVHAGPGRREAATG encoded by the coding sequence ATGAAATGGGACACGCTCGAGGAAGAGCCCTGCTCGCTGGCCCGCACCGTCGCCGTGGTCGGCGACCGCTGGACGCTTCTGATCCTGCGCGAGTGCTTTCTGCGGGTGCGCCGTTTCGAGGGTTTCCAGTCCGCGCTCCAGATCACGCGGCATTTGCTCTCGGAGCGGCTGAAGAAGCTGGTCCGCTTCGGCATCCTGCGTCGCGTCCCCTATTCCGAGGCGCCCAAGCGTTATGAATACATCCTCACGCAAAAGGGACTCGACCTCTATCCGATCATCATGGCGATGGTGCATTGGGGCGACATCCATATGAGTGACGAGCGCGGCCGCCCGCTGCTGCACGAGCACAAGAGTTGCGGCAAGCTGTTCGATCCCGTCATGGTGTGCTCCGAATGCGGCGACGTGCTGCACGCCAGGCAGGTGCATGTGCATGCTGGGCCGGGACGAAGGGAGGCGGCGACAGGGTGA
- a CDS encoding HlyD family secretion protein — MDAQTREHGPSAEQPQRTKEAPKTAPDRSREGADQSQEQAKAPSLRDRLREHWLLAAVGAIVLLAALAGGLLYWLQIRHYESTDDAFVAARSFSVASKVGGYVTDIPVTDNQHVNAGDLLAKIDERDYRIAVDQAAAQVEVSKANIANVEAQIDSQQEQIKQAQAQLEQAQAQLQFSQEEFARAQDLVEKGAGTVQRQQQTRSDLLAQQANTERAKTAVTAAEVGIKTLKAQLEGTRAQLQQSQAQLDQAKLNLQYTNVVAVQSGRVVKLSGAKGTFVTAGQSLMMFVPDEVWIVANYKETQLNDMRPGQPVEIRIDAYPGRKLTGRVDSVQPGSGTAFSLLPAENATGNYVKVVQRVPVKIVVDNWPADLPVGPGMSVVPWAKVR; from the coding sequence GTGGATGCTCAAACCCGGGAGCACGGGCCGTCCGCGGAGCAGCCGCAGAGGACGAAAGAAGCTCCGAAGACTGCGCCCGATAGATCCCGCGAGGGCGCAGATCAGTCGCAAGAGCAGGCGAAAGCGCCATCACTGCGTGACCGGCTTCGCGAGCACTGGCTGCTCGCCGCGGTCGGCGCCATCGTTCTGTTGGCGGCGCTGGCGGGCGGTTTGCTCTACTGGCTCCAGATTCGCCACTATGAATCCACCGATGATGCCTTCGTCGCGGCGCGCAGTTTTTCCGTGGCCTCGAAGGTCGGCGGCTATGTGACCGATATCCCGGTCACGGACAACCAGCATGTCAATGCCGGTGATCTCCTGGCCAAGATCGACGAGCGCGACTACCGGATCGCCGTCGATCAGGCCGCGGCGCAGGTGGAGGTCTCGAAAGCGAACATCGCGAATGTCGAGGCGCAGATCGATTCGCAGCAGGAGCAGATCAAGCAGGCTCAGGCCCAGCTCGAACAGGCCCAGGCCCAGCTCCAGTTCTCGCAAGAGGAGTTCGCGCGGGCCCAGGACCTCGTCGAGAAGGGCGCCGGCACCGTGCAGCGCCAGCAGCAGACCCGCTCCGATCTTTTGGCGCAACAGGCCAACACCGAGCGCGCCAAGACGGCGGTGACCGCCGCCGAGGTTGGCATCAAGACGCTGAAGGCTCAGCTCGAGGGCACCAGGGCACAGCTCCAGCAATCGCAGGCGCAGCTCGATCAGGCCAAGCTGAACCTGCAATACACCAACGTCGTCGCGGTGCAGTCCGGCCGCGTGGTCAAGCTCAGCGGCGCCAAGGGCACGTTCGTCACGGCCGGGCAGAGCCTGATGATGTTCGTGCCCGACGAGGTCTGGATCGTCGCCAACTACAAGGAAACCCAGCTCAACGACATGCGGCCGGGCCAGCCGGTCGAAATCCGCATCGATGCCTACCCCGGACGCAAGCTGACCGGCCGTGTGGATTCCGTACAGCCCGGCTCGGGCACTGCCTTCAGCCTGCTGCCGGCGGAGAATGCGACGGGCAATTACGTCAAGGTTGTGCAGCGTGTACCTGTGAAGATCGTGGTCGACAACTGGCCGGCCGACCTGCCGGTCGGTCCCGGCATGTCGGTCGTGCCCTGGGCGAAGGTGCGATGA
- a CDS encoding PRC-barrel domain-containing protein gives MMDQRELDRREMGRLIGSDKVEGTSVYGADRNRIGSIERVMIDKISGKVSYAVLGFGGILGLGNDHYPLPWQSLKYDTELGGYITAITAKDLQGAPKYGEKGEWNWGDDAAVRGINAYYGVPVA, from the coding sequence ATGATGGACCAACGCGAACTGGACCGACGCGAGATGGGCCGCTTGATTGGCAGCGACAAGGTCGAGGGAACATCGGTCTATGGTGCCGATCGCAACAGGATAGGTTCGATCGAACGCGTGATGATCGACAAGATCAGCGGAAAGGTGTCCTACGCGGTGCTCGGCTTCGGAGGAATTTTGGGGCTCGGCAATGATCATTATCCGTTGCCCTGGCAATCGCTGAAATATGACACCGAGCTCGGCGGATACATCACCGCGATCACCGCCAAGGATCTGCAAGGCGCCCCGAAATATGGCGAGAAGGGCGAGTGGAACTGGGGCGATGATGCCGCAGTGCGCGGCATCAACGCCTATTACGGGGTTCCCGTCGCATAA
- a CDS encoding SDR family oxidoreductase has translation MPKRNATVAVIGAGDFIGAEIAKRFAAEGFSIFAGRRNGDKLAPLVKDIEAAGGEIHARSLDARKEEDITSFLNDADQHAPLEVCIFNVGANVNFPILDTTERVFRKVWEMACYSGFLAGREATRLMLPRGGGNIFFTGATASLRGGSGFAAFASAKFGLRAVAQAMARELGPKNIHVAHLIIDSGVDTEWVRQRRLEALGPNALDNPDLLMPPSSVADAYWQLYQQPKSAWTFEMEIRPFGEKW, from the coding sequence TTGCCCAAGCGAAACGCCACAGTCGCCGTCATCGGCGCCGGCGACTTCATCGGTGCCGAGATTGCCAAGAGGTTCGCCGCCGAGGGCTTTTCGATCTTCGCCGGCCGCCGCAACGGCGACAAGCTCGCGCCGCTGGTCAAGGATATCGAGGCTGCCGGCGGCGAGATCCATGCACGCTCGCTGGACGCGCGGAAGGAGGAGGACATCACCTCCTTTCTCAACGACGCTGACCAGCACGCGCCGCTCGAGGTCTGCATCTTCAACGTGGGCGCCAACGTCAATTTCCCGATCCTCGACACCACCGAACGTGTATTCCGCAAAGTGTGGGAGATGGCCTGCTATTCCGGCTTTCTCGCCGGCCGCGAGGCAACGCGATTGATGCTGCCGCGCGGCGGCGGCAACATCTTCTTCACCGGTGCCACCGCCTCCTTGCGCGGCGGCAGCGGCTTTGCTGCCTTCGCCAGCGCCAAGTTTGGCCTGCGCGCCGTCGCGCAGGCGATGGCGCGCGAACTGGGACCGAAGAACATTCACGTCGCCCATCTCATCATCGATTCCGGGGTTGACACCGAATGGGTGCGGCAGCGCCGGCTCGAGGCGCTCGGCCCCAACGCACTGGACAATCCCGACCTCCTGATGCCGCCGTCGTCGGTCGCGGATGCTTATTGGCAGCTCTATCAGCAGCCGAAGAGCGCCTGGACCTTCGAGATGGAGATCCGGCCGTTCGGAGAGAAATGGTGA
- a CDS encoding DUF3147 family protein — translation MTEYLLRFIAGGVIVSAFAILGDMLRPKSFAGLLGAAPSVALATLGIAVVQHGASYAAAESWTMIYGAVALACYSFVVCQLLMRFRLAALPATVAAFAVWLAIAFGLLASFGGAA, via the coding sequence ATGACCGAATATCTCCTGCGCTTCATCGCCGGCGGCGTGATTGTCTCCGCCTTTGCAATCCTCGGCGACATGCTCAGACCGAAGAGCTTCGCGGGTCTGCTGGGTGCGGCGCCCTCGGTCGCGCTGGCGACGCTCGGCATCGCTGTCGTCCAGCATGGCGCCAGCTACGCGGCGGCCGAAAGCTGGACCATGATCTACGGAGCCGTGGCGCTCGCCTGCTACAGCTTCGTCGTCTGCCAGTTGCTGATGCGATTTCGCCTCGCGGCGCTGCCCGCCACCGTCGCGGCCTTTGCCGTGTGGCTTGCGATCGCCTTCGGCCTGCTCGCCAGCTTCGGAGGCGCCGCCTGA
- a CDS encoding DUF4142 domain-containing protein, which yields MKRTMIALSCVLLASPVLAQSLGEKTGVNSALGVAPATTDFVKEVAISDIFEIESSKLAEQKGNAQEKSFAQQMVTDHTKTSGELKGLVGNGKIQATLPTTLDSSHQSKLDKLRNATGKDFSSDYNSYQVSAHEDAVSLFERYAKGGDNAELKNWAGKTLPALKHHLDMAKELGRAPSVGQSNK from the coding sequence ATGAAACGAACAATGATTGCCTTGAGCTGCGTGCTTCTTGCAAGCCCGGTGCTCGCCCAATCGCTCGGTGAGAAGACCGGCGTCAATTCGGCGCTCGGCGTCGCGCCGGCCACCACCGACTTCGTCAAGGAGGTCGCGATCAGCGACATTTTCGAGATTGAGTCGAGCAAGCTCGCCGAGCAGAAGGGCAATGCGCAGGAGAAATCCTTCGCCCAGCAGATGGTGACCGACCACACCAAGACCAGCGGCGAACTGAAGGGTCTGGTCGGCAACGGCAAGATCCAGGCAACGCTGCCGACGACGCTCGACAGCTCGCACCAGAGCAAGCTCGACAAGCTCAGGAATGCGACGGGTAAGGATTTCAGCTCCGACTACAATTCCTACCAGGTCAGCGCGCATGAGGACGCGGTCTCGCTGTTCGAGCGCTACGCCAAGGGCGGCGACAACGCCGAGCTGAAGAACTGGGCCGGCAAGACGCTGCCGGCGCTCAAGCATCACCTCGACATGGCCAAGGAGCTCGGCAGGGCGCCAAGCGTCGGCCAATCGAACAAGTAG
- a CDS encoding DHA2 family efflux MFS transporter permease subunit: MVSIATFMEVLDTTIANVALRHIAGALAVGIDESTYVITSYLVANAIVLSISGWLSTVIGRKRFYMMCVATFSLASLLCGFAWNLEALVLFRILQGLGGGGMATSEQAILADSFPPHKRGQAFAIYGVAVVVAPVIGPTLGGWITDTYSWHWVFLINVPMGLLSLFLVGALVKEPSGAEEERAQLLSKGLRVDYVGFLLVAIGLGSLEFALDEGQRNDWFGSNMIVTFALLAGVSLVTLIPWELTREDPIVDIRLLGRRQFGACFLVMLGTGAVLISTTQLIPQLLQTELGYTAMLAGLALSPGGIATLVLMPVVGRLVSSVQPKYLIMAGAAMVAFSMWHLTGLTGDITYGYAAMARIFLAMGLPFLFLPVTTASYDGVPPDKTNQASALINVARNIGGSMGVALAQTILAQRQQFHQSRLIEHAAPSDIGYQQSIDTMTRFFQAQGSNASDAASQAIAWVGKTLQQQVDLLAYIDVFWTLAIIAVLMIPTAAVLRSIDLRAPARAH, encoded by the coding sequence GTGGTCTCGATCGCCACCTTCATGGAGGTGCTCGACACCACGATCGCCAATGTCGCGCTGCGTCACATCGCGGGCGCGCTTGCCGTCGGCATCGACGAGAGTACCTACGTCATCACCAGCTATCTCGTCGCCAACGCCATCGTGCTGTCGATCTCGGGATGGCTCTCGACCGTGATCGGCCGCAAGCGCTTCTACATGATGTGCGTGGCCACGTTCTCGCTGGCCTCGCTGCTGTGCGGCTTCGCCTGGAATCTCGAGGCGCTGGTGCTGTTTCGCATCTTGCAGGGCCTCGGCGGCGGTGGCATGGCGACCAGCGAGCAGGCCATCCTCGCCGACTCCTTTCCGCCCCACAAGCGCGGCCAGGCCTTTGCCATCTACGGCGTGGCCGTCGTCGTCGCACCGGTGATCGGCCCGACGCTCGGCGGCTGGATCACCGACACCTATTCTTGGCACTGGGTGTTCCTGATCAACGTGCCGATGGGATTGCTCTCGCTGTTTCTGGTCGGTGCGCTGGTCAAGGAGCCGTCAGGCGCGGAAGAGGAGAGGGCGCAGCTCCTGAGCAAGGGCCTGCGTGTCGACTATGTCGGTTTCCTGCTGGTCGCGATCGGACTCGGCTCGCTCGAATTCGCGCTCGATGAGGGCCAGCGCAACGACTGGTTCGGCTCGAACATGATCGTGACCTTCGCGCTGCTCGCGGGCGTATCCCTGGTTACGTTGATCCCCTGGGAATTGACGCGTGAGGATCCCATCGTGGACATCCGCCTGCTCGGCCGGCGGCAGTTCGGCGCCTGCTTTCTGGTCATGCTCGGCACCGGCGCGGTGCTGATTTCGACGACCCAGCTCATCCCGCAGCTTCTGCAAACCGAGTTGGGCTATACGGCGATGCTCGCGGGCCTTGCCCTGTCACCCGGCGGCATCGCGACGCTGGTGTTGATGCCCGTGGTCGGACGGCTCGTGAGCTCGGTGCAGCCGAAATATCTCATCATGGCGGGAGCCGCGATGGTCGCCTTCTCGATGTGGCATCTCACCGGGCTGACCGGCGACATCACCTACGGCTATGCGGCCATGGCGCGCATCTTCCTCGCCATGGGCCTTCCGTTCCTGTTCCTGCCGGTGACGACCGCGTCCTATGACGGCGTGCCGCCGGACAAGACCAACCAGGCCTCGGCGTTGATCAACGTCGCGCGCAATATCGGCGGCTCCATGGGTGTGGCGCTGGCCCAGACGATTCTGGCGCAGCGCCAGCAATTTCATCAAAGCCGGCTGATCGAGCACGCCGCGCCGTCCGATATCGGCTACCAGCAGAGCATCGACACGATGACGCGCTTCTTCCAGGCGCAGGGCTCCAACGCGTCGGACGCCGCCTCGCAGGCGATTGCCTGGGTCGGCAAGACCTTGCAGCAGCAGGTCGACCTCCTCGCCTATATCGACGTGTTCTGGACGCTCGCGATCATCGCCGTGCTGATGATTCCGACCGCCGCGGTGCTGCGCTCAATCGATCTGCGCGCGCCAGCGCGGGCGCATTGA
- a CDS encoding phosphatase PAP2 family protein, which translates to MALVTVKPTLIDSAIANEIADHTNPALERTAQTLTWAADEHVLLALAAAGWLYAQLRRPDGRHVANHILTVSLATAVLPHLLKSVFDQTRPDRLTVRGHRHGVPYSGRSRDAFPSGHAVHMGALASAAALLPPRPRRLVRAVAVGLSLTRVALLAHWASDVVAGFTLGIVVEKLLRPWTLTRSRRRRAIRRARP; encoded by the coding sequence ATGGCGCTCGTAACAGTCAAACCCACGCTGATCGATAGTGCGATCGCCAATGAGATCGCAGACCACACCAACCCTGCGCTCGAGCGCACCGCCCAGACGCTGACCTGGGCCGCCGACGAGCATGTGCTGCTCGCACTGGCCGCCGCGGGCTGGCTGTACGCCCAGCTCCGGCGTCCAGACGGGCGTCACGTTGCAAATCACATCCTGACGGTTTCATTGGCGACGGCGGTGCTGCCGCACCTGCTGAAGTCTGTGTTCGACCAGACCAGGCCGGACCGTTTGACGGTCCGCGGCCATCGGCACGGTGTTCCCTACTCCGGACGATCCCGCGACGCATTTCCCTCCGGTCATGCCGTACACATGGGTGCCCTCGCCTCGGCGGCCGCCTTGTTGCCGCCAAGGCCGCGCCGACTGGTCCGCGCCGTTGCGGTAGGGCTCTCGCTGACGCGCGTCGCACTGCTCGCGCACTGGGCCAGCGACGTAGTCGCCGGCTTTACGCTCGGCATCGTCGTCGAGAAGTTGCTGCGACCCTGGACGCTGACGAGGTCGCGCCGCAGGCGCGCTATTCGGCGAGCAAGGCCATGA
- a CDS encoding DUF3147 family protein, which translates to MLVKLSWSALKQTHWYEYAIRFVLGGVATILAGAVGAGFGVSVGGLFLALPAIFCASATLIESHERRAKEKAGLSGRRRGQKTAALDAAGAVLGSIGLVAFAAVFHMTVTASIAGALLAALSAWTVVSVTAWWLRRKLRTVTHHPRRSSHLSRSADPRLFL; encoded by the coding sequence ATGCTCGTCAAGCTGTCATGGTCGGCGCTGAAGCAGACTCACTGGTACGAATACGCCATTCGCTTCGTGCTCGGCGGGGTGGCGACGATCCTCGCCGGTGCAGTCGGCGCGGGCTTCGGCGTATCGGTGGGTGGGCTCTTCCTCGCGCTTCCCGCCATCTTCTGCGCCAGCGCGACATTGATCGAAAGCCACGAGCGGCGCGCGAAGGAGAAGGCCGGGCTCAGCGGAAGGCGCCGCGGACAGAAGACAGCGGCGCTCGATGCCGCGGGCGCGGTCCTCGGCAGCATCGGTCTCGTCGCATTTGCCGCTGTTTTCCACATGACCGTCACGGCGAGTATCGCTGGTGCCCTCCTTGCCGCCCTGTCGGCCTGGACCGTGGTGTCGGTGACGGCCTGGTGGCTCAGGCGAAAGCTGCGTACCGTCACGCATCATCCACGCCGATCGAGCCATTTGTCCCGATCAGCGGACCCTCGCCTGTTCCTGTAG